One genomic region from Mercenaria mercenaria strain notata unplaced genomic scaffold, MADL_Memer_1 contig_3687, whole genome shotgun sequence encodes:
- the LOC128553299 gene encoding uncharacterized protein LOC128553299, with product MKEYPKKSKKSCNRSKRARQNWFKKGHNGNVSRQFVSETSNASSADAETQDFHGLDSQVKTVTRLEKSVAADVLNAASCTTPGILPYKLRPAQDSNQTANKREEGINKAQDSNENIIVNIKKLKSVFELVSKHVCEKPNIMMSVADRKGLCISLEVKCQNCDFATGHIPLFDSIKTKQGQESGTINNTVLMPVMTSKLGITDIQLVLSCLNIRAPNKRGMQRKLNNVSDQVQSLNKEQMVRNQRYIKKVQYLAQSSGGTDIEYDVSYTSRPKAGETTATQCFAPVIEKTTVKHLPVDIQIANKLCSLRNCSHNNKKCRKNYATDTSINQAETTLLKESIKSIFDKKNLSVQTITTDGSFQLAKAVRDINAKTSAKILHYKCFVHNMRNLHKHLKAVKLKSATRKDKTVYTQQVATSLRSRIRAELKNIKLACRNMDQYVHQAQKCMTNIIRCSTNDHSMCRSASMICTAHLKKVHIHKHMRYLPEQKYMQLSLSEKDSLQK from the coding sequence ATGAAGGAATATCCTAAAAAGTCTAAAAAAAGTTGTAACAGGAGTAAAAGAGCTAGACAAAACTGgtttaaaaagggccataatggcAATGTTAGCAGACAGTTTGTTAGTGAGACATCAAATGCTTCAAGTGCTGATGCTGAAACTCAAGATTTCCATGGCCTAGACTCACAAGTGAAGACTGTTACAAGGCTGGAAAAGTCTGTAGCTGCTGATGTGCTCAATGCCGCCAGCTGTACAACACCTGGTATCCTACCATACAAACTCAGGCCTGCACAAGACAGCAATCAAACTGCAAACAAGAGAGAAGAAGGAATAAATAAAGCACAGGATTCAAATGAAAACATAATCGTcaacataaaaaaacttaaaagtgtTTTCGAACTGGTATCTAAACATGTCTGTGAAAAGCCAAATATAATGATGTCTGTTGCAGACAGAAAAGGATTATGTATTTCTTTGGAGGTAAAATGCCAGAATTGTGACTTTGCTACCGGACATATACCTCTGTTTGACTCCATAAAAACAAAACAGGGCCAAGAATCTGGCACGATCAATAACACAGTACTCATGCCAGTGATGACGTCAAAACTTGGAATTACTGACATACAGCTTGTGCTCTCCTGCTTGAACATCCGTGCTCCAAACAAGCGTGGAATGCAAAGAAAACTGAACAATGTCTCTGATCAAGTACAGTCACTTAACAAAGAACAAATGGTAAGAAACCAGAGGTATATTAAAAAGGTACAGTACCTGGCACAGTCATCAGGCGGAACCGACATTGAATATGATGTTTCGTACACCAGTCGTCCGAAAGCTGGCGAGACGACAGCGACACAGTGCTTTGCTCCtgtaatagaaaaaacaacagttaAACACTTACCAGTTGACATCCAAATTGCAAATAAACTGTGCTCATTGAGGAACTGCTCCCACAATAACAAAAAATGCCGAAAGAACTATGCAACTGACACATCTATAAATCAAGCAGAGACAACACTTCTGAAGGAATCAATAAAAAGCATATTcgacaaaaaaaatttaagtgtacAAACAATTACAACAGACGGAAGTTTCCAACTTGCTAAAGCGGTACGTGATATCAATGCCAAAACCTCAGCTAAGATTCTTCACTACAAGTGCTTTGTGCACAATATGCGCAACTTGCACAAACACTTGAAAGCTGTCAAATTAAAGTCAGCTACTAGGAAAGATAAAACTGTGTATACCCAGCAAGTGGCTACAAGTCTGCGCTCTAGAATTCGGGCTGAACTGAAGAACATCAAGCTTGCTTGTAGAAATATGGACCAATATGTGCACCAGGCTCAAAAGTGTATGACAAACATTATTCGTTGTAGTACCAATGACCATTCCATGTGCAGAAGTGCTTCAATGATCTGTACAGCTCATCTGAAAAAAGTACATATTCATAAACATATGCGCTATTTACCAGAACAAAAGTACATGCAACTGTCACTGTCAGAGAAGGACTCTTTACAGAAA